A DNA window from Hordeum vulgare subsp. vulgare chromosome 1H, MorexV3_pseudomolecules_assembly, whole genome shotgun sequence contains the following coding sequences:
- the LOC123429269 gene encoding TATA-box-binding protein 1 isoform X1, translating to MAAAAVDPMVLGLGTSGGASGSGVAGGGVARAGGGGTVMEGAQPVDLARHPSGIVPVLQNIVSTVNLDCRLDLKQIALQARNAEYNPKRFAAVIMRIRDPKTTALIFASGKMVCTGAKSEEHSKLAARKYARIVQKLGFPATFKDFKIQNIVASCDVKFPIRLEGLAYSHGAFSSYEPELFPGLIYRMKQPKIVLLVFVSGKIVLTGAKVRDEIYAAFENIYPVLTEYRKSQQ from the exons ATGGCTGCCGCGGCGGTGGACCCGATGGTGCTTGGGCTGGGAACGAGCGGAGGTGCGAGCGGGAGCGGAGTGGCAGGAGGTGGTGTTGCGAGAGCAGGAGGAGGGGGTACGGTGATGGAAGGGGCGCAGCCGGTGGATCTCGCCAGGCACCCCTCCGGCATCGTCCCCGTCCTGCA GAACATTGTGTCAACTGTTAATCTGGACTGCAGGTTGGATCTAAAACAAATTGCCTTACAGGCCCGTAATGCAGAGTACAATCCAAAG CGTTTTGCTGCGGTTATCATGAGGATAAGGGACCCGAAGACGACAGCTCTTATATTTGCTTCAGGAAAGATGGTATGCACTGGAGCAAAGAGTGAAGAACACTCGAAGCTtgctgccaggaag TATGCACGAATTGTGCAAAAACTTGGCTTCCCAGCTACATTCAAG GACTTCAAGATCCAGAACATTGTTGCCTCATGTGACGTGAAATTTCCCATTCGTCTTGAGGGCCTTGCTTATTCCCATGGTGCCTTCTCTAGT TATGAGCCAGAGCTCTTTCCTGGGTTGATTTACCGTATGAAACAGCCAAAGATTGTCCTCCTTGTATTTGTCTCTGGAAAGATTGTTCTCACCGGAGCTAAGGTGCGGGATGAGATATATGCTGCCTTTGAGAACATATACCCGGTGCTAACTGAGTACAGGAAATCTCAGCAATG A
- the LOC123429269 gene encoding TATA-box-binding protein 1 isoform X2, giving the protein MAAAAVDPMVLGLGTSGGASGSGVAGGGVARAGGGGTVMEGAQPVDLARHPSGIVPVLQNIVSTVNLDCRLDLKQIALQARNAEYNPKRFAAVIMRIRDPKTTALIFASGKMVCTGAKSEEHSKLAARKYARIVQKLGFPATFKDFKIQNIVASCDVKFPIRLEGLAYSHGAFSSYEPELFPGLIYRMKQPKIVLLVFVSGKIVLTGAKVRDEIYAAFENIYPVLTEYRKSQQW; this is encoded by the exons ATGGCTGCCGCGGCGGTGGACCCGATGGTGCTTGGGCTGGGAACGAGCGGAGGTGCGAGCGGGAGCGGAGTGGCAGGAGGTGGTGTTGCGAGAGCAGGAGGAGGGGGTACGGTGATGGAAGGGGCGCAGCCGGTGGATCTCGCCAGGCACCCCTCCGGCATCGTCCCCGTCCTGCA GAACATTGTGTCAACTGTTAATCTGGACTGCAGGTTGGATCTAAAACAAATTGCCTTACAGGCCCGTAATGCAGAGTACAATCCAAAG CGTTTTGCTGCGGTTATCATGAGGATAAGGGACCCGAAGACGACAGCTCTTATATTTGCTTCAGGAAAGATGGTATGCACTGGAGCAAAGAGTGAAGAACACTCGAAGCTtgctgccaggaag TATGCACGAATTGTGCAAAAACTTGGCTTCCCAGCTACATTCAAG GACTTCAAGATCCAGAACATTGTTGCCTCATGTGACGTGAAATTTCCCATTCGTCTTGAGGGCCTTGCTTATTCCCATGGTGCCTTCTCTAGT TATGAGCCAGAGCTCTTTCCTGGGTTGATTTACCGTATGAAACAGCCAAAGATTGTCCTCCTTGTATTTGTCTCTGGAAAGATTGTTCTCACCGGAGCTAAGGTGCGGGATGAGATATATGCTGCCTTTGAGAACATATACCCGGTGCTAACTGAGTACAGGAAATCTCAGCAATGGTAA